The window ttgagttttcaaataaatttttagtcTAGAACaatttagaaatgaaattaataattcccTTATTGCCTTCAATAAGCTTTATTTAATAgtgattttaaataatatactgataTTACATTATcttataatagtactactagttaaattactaaaaaattatattcaagAAACTATTACTTATGCTACTCAAGAATCACTAttcaacaaattattaaatattctgATTTCGAAACTATTACTTATACTACTCAAGAATCACTAttcaacaaattattaaatattctgATTTCATTTGTAGCGGTGTGGAGGTGTGGATGATATATTAGTGCAATATTTACTTTAATCATTGATCAAATATATAAGCAATACTACTGCCGCATCAAGTATTATACTAGGAGTATCACTTAATTGAATAAGCAAAAAGTTGAGGTAATTGATACAATACGGCGCCGTTTCTTCCCCACAGCAGCCCCTGCTGTGATTTctccacagcaggggatccgtTCCCGgataatactctcttcgtcccataaaagatgtcacatttttctttttactttgtcccacaaaagatgtcacatttttctttttgaaaaaagttgtctctcacatgaatataaaagttatattttttctttccaattAACACGCAAAACAAAACCTGCTAAAATCTTGTACTGTCacacatcttttgtgggacggagggagtattacaaAATAATCTGTAAAATCTTGAAATGGGTTTAACGGCGGATGCAAGCGCAACGTGGGCGCACAAGATTACCCCACAGCAGATAAGATAGCGCTTCGCAGCTGCGCCCTTGGCTCAAATCAAATTCCGCCGATAAAAACCGCCAAAATGCCCCCACCGCCGCCTCACAACGCCCCTGTAGATGTTATCCGGCGGAGATCGGCGGCACCACCAGCCGCGGCTGACGGAGCCGAGCAGCTACGACGCCTCAACCACTCCCAGAGTCCTCACCGTCCTCTCCTGCGTGCTGGAGAAGCTCGTCGCTCGGAACGATCAATTGAGCGGCGGGAAGAGCCTGAGCGCGTTCCACGGCGTCCGATCGCCGGCGATCGGGCTGGATAAGTACGTGGAGCGGATCTACAAGTACACGAGCTGCAGTCCGTCGTGTTTCGTGGTGGCGTTCGTGTACATCGATCGGCTGCTCCACCGCTATCCGGATTCCCTCGTGGTTTCGCTCAATGTTCATCGCTTGCTCGTCACCAGCGTCATGATTGCTTCCAAAATACTCGACGATGAGTGAGTTTTTCGTATGAGAATTTTACGataaatcatcaaattattagtaatttgGTTTTGTGTAATCCATGAAAAATTGGACTCTTACTAATTGATTATAAAACATTAGGTACTTATAATAAATGTATCATATTTGCAGACACTACAACAATGCATTCTACGCTCGAGTTGGAGGGGTGAGCAATCCGGAATTGAATAAACTAGAACTAGAGCTACTCTTTTTGTTAGATTTTGACGTCACTGTCAGCTCTCGAGTCTTTGAGACCTATTGCCAGCACTTGGAGAAGGAGATGCTATGCAGTGGCATCGCCGAGAGGCTGCCGGCCCCGGGGATAACCATCTCCGTTGACGACGTCACCGAGATTCCTGTGGAAGACCCACCAACTCCACCACCCATCTTAGTCGATTCATagttacattttattttgttttcttctttttgcataatttgtaaaaaaatattccatatGTTTTCAGTTGagttgattaaattttatatgtttctATCAATATACTACCCCATAtgatatttaatcaaataaaagttgAGTGATGTTCTTCAAACATGtgtataaatgaaatattaaggTTATGAATATTTAGGAAGTATTACTTTTATGAGTAGGAGCTAATTCAATGCGAAATGATAATTCTTAATATGTTTAGAATGTTACAATTATCatatgactttttttttaatattctcaAGTTTTCGAGTAATACATTGTagtatgattttataaattaaagtaattttattttaaaacaagaATTTGTTAAGAATGGAACCACTGCTCTCACACTAATCTGTAAGACTAATTTATACCCACTGCAAGGTCAAAGAATAAACAGCatggagtatatgatattTGACACCAATTCTTCAAAGAGTAGCATTTCATGTTATGAGTATAAAATGTGGTCATACTTGGATTTCCACTTTGAGCTAGTCCTCATTAACTGTTTAATTAGTATAATCAGTTAAGGTTCCCTTATTTATTGGGATTGTGATcagagaaaaaaacaaaaactacatagaatatattactataataaagtagtataaacaaaatactagtaaatatttatatcaattaGAACTTGTGAAAGAGTGACTGGTGATCTCACCAAAGTATATCTAATAAAAGTATtagtaaaactatttttttgagaaaaattacaaaagcAAGGTAAACAACTAACAAATTGACCCACTCGATCTGCTCTCCTTCGCCTCTGTGCAATAAATTCTTCAGCTACAGCCTACAAATGCAACTTAGCAAAGAGGGCTTCAATTGGTTTCTGATCAATTGGTAGAGGCAGTGCATAAATCTCCGCGAAATCGTGAATTCGTGATGGCTGATAATTCCAAGGACGATCTTCTGCAGTTGATCAAACGTGTTGGAGCTTTCCTCTCTCACAAGTTTTCCAATTTCCCCCGCGACATGGTGCGTTTTGATGCTCTCTCgtctaattttcattttattgtttgttaCCCTCCCTGTTTTACCTTGACCCTTTTTTTGCTAATTATCGAGCATCGTTTTGTTTAGTGCtgattcttttaatttatcgATTTTCACGTACGAATTTGTGGTTTGAGCCATCTTCTTTTGGGGCTATTCTCCAATATTGGATACTGTTGTAAACTAAATGAGGatcacttaattttaattatattaaattaaatgtattagAATTCCTGAATTTGGcagatattttttggaaactaAATTTGATAGCTTGAAGAGTGTTTTCATcgatttatattaaattaggatcagctaatttttttatgtataaaaatgactaaattTGATAGCTGGAGGATTGTTATTGATCATCAGTTAATTTTATCAtgtactactaaaaatgacTAAATTTGATAGCTGGGGGAgtgtttttattataattcttaaaactGGGAGCTGAGTTATTGCTTTGGAATTgttttggctgataaaatatgagaatgTTTGGCCAAATGATGTCTAATTTGTTGCAGGATTCACGATCAGTTGGGGCCATTGCAGGGCTAACCCTTGCTTTAGTGTTTACTTGGAGATTATTGAGAGTACCTAGTGAACCTCAAAGAAGGCAATCAAAACGGCAAGCTCCTCCAGCAAGTAGTTCTGGTGTTAGTACTGCCGAGACAGTGAATGCTTCGTCCTTGGGGGCTATCAAACCTGCAGATGATTCAAGAAACCAGAATGTTATCGATGAGTTTTTCCAGCCTGTAAAGGTAggttttctttactttttttatggataaataAACAGAGATTTTTAAAGGCCACATCACGGTGAACTCGAACCCGAGGCACACAATCTTTTGTTTATGTGTTGTTTGTAAACAGAAAGAGTGACATTTTTCATCCCACTGCAGCCAACCCTCGGACAGATTGTTAGGCAACGACTGAGTGAAGGAAGGAAGGTAATGATTCGAATGCTATATCATCTGATTTTCGTTGGCAGTGTGACCAATCACTACCCAAATGCAATACCAGGACACATATTCCTGAATCCTGATACAAGAAGAATGCCCTTTTCTGTTCTGTGCATTTGATATTTGTTGTGTGCTTACTGAACTTTCAATCATTGGAGtttttttctagttttgtATGAGCTTTATCTTTgcctaatttatttatgcttcttaaaatataatccaaaTAGTTTGATATGATGCCTTGGTCCCATGTTAATGAGCCATTAATTTGGGATGATATTTACTAGCATTTTGCTATTTCTATGTTGTATGGTTGATAGATTGTAAAAGTTGAATACAGCTTGATTTTGGACCTTTTTTGGGGGTTACTGAACCTCATAGAAAATAAGATGGACAGACTTTTTGCTAACTTTAAGCCATCAAGAGACTTTGCTAAACTGACTGGGGTAAATTAAGTTACTTGGagaattttattagaaaactTTGAGATGGTCGTACAGCTAAATAAATACTGCCTAACATGTCATTATCATCTATTCAGATGATACTTCATTATAGAGTTAACTAAATGACAGTCTCCTCTTAATAAACTATGGTCTTCGAGACTCATGCCCCATGGCTGAATTGCtgttgcattttttttctgcTAAGGACATGCATACTGTCAATTATCAATCAAGTTTGGTCGTCtttgtgtgtgtatgttgTGTCtgaatcaaacaatttttggggttattataataaatatggtGTTAAACTTTTGATTAAGTCAGACACATAATGTGGTTCGGGATTTACTAAATACTCACTCCCATAATCCTATGTAAATCACATTCAACTTTTCTTTCCATCACATGAATTGTGCAGGTAACATGTAGGTTGCTTGGTGTTGTTCTTGAGGAGAGCACTCCTGAGGAACTACAGGTTGTTGCCTTCATCTTCAAGTCTATAACGTGTGAAAATCATGAGTACAAAATTACTGAATCTCACGATTAATGGTTTTTGTTTTCAGAAACAAGCGACTGTAAGATCATCTGTGCTGGAGGTGCTGCTTGAGATCACAAAATTTTGTGATCTTTATCTGATGGAAAGGGTGCTCGACGATGAGAGTGAAGTAAAGCATTATCTTTTCCTTGTTTAccagtaattttttttcgtatGATGGAGTCTTTTTTTCAGTTGAATGTTGATTTCGTTATCTGTGATAAGTGAAGAACTTCAACCTCTTGCAATCCATCATGTTGATTTACATCTCACTCTTCATGTTTGTTATGGTGTCACTGGAATCATATATTTGTTCCCAGCTTATGCTTTGTGCTCTTACATCAGATTTGGATGTACTCTTTGTCTCTTCccgaaacatttatttatgggGTTTTCTTACTATGAAATTTTTACCAGTTTCTGTTATTAATCACTTGAATTTAGTTTCACCCACTTGCTAGATTATATGATGCTTATCTATTCACATCAGAAAATTACTATCTTTTATCTATAATCTGGTCGTCTGAAACAATCTCTATATATTTGGTTTACTCGTTATGGGTTCAAATTGTTGACTACATGAACAAACAATAAGGCttcttatttttgaattttgataaaaacgtttttattcTAACTTTCagaaaagagaaaacataaaacataaaacataaacataaaacaaaaaaagtcctttttcaataattttttattgaggCATTTTAGTAGCTTTGCCTCGTGTAGTCAACCATCTTAACTAGAAGAGAAACAATCTCGTCAATCCTATATAAATGGGGAACAAATCACCATGACTCAAAATTTTGTGTGTTGGTCATTTGTCATTATGTGGcgtatatttcattttatgtgttttctaTATGGCGCAATTTACTCCAGGATCATCAATTAGTTTTTTGTCATTGCAGAAGAAAGTCCTTGTGGCACTGGAAGATGCTGGGGTTTTTACATCAGGTGGCTTAGTCAAAGATAAGGTAATTGTGGGCTTtcagttatttttctttttatatattgatccTCTGTGTTATAATCTGGAGACTACTTGATTTAGTGGATTGTCTTTTGGAAGAATCAACATTGGAAGCTGTCagttgaaaaatatgttatgCGCTTATGTAGCTAAGGAAAATTAATGTGCATTCTACGTGCATTACATTATTGTTAAAAACTTCCCTGTTCTGATTGTAAGCTGACTTTGACTATTGTAGTTAGAAAATATGTTACATTTTTTCATCTGCCTAGTGCCTACATGTTGCTTTAACTTCAGTGAGCTTGCAGGTTCTTTTCTGCGGCACGGAGAATGGACGAACATCTTTTGTCAGGCAATTAGAACCAGATTGGCACATTGACTCAAATCCTGAAATCACTACCCAGTTAGCTGTATGTTCTAACCCCTCCTTATCTTTTGTTATCTTCTGTTctatttaacataaaataagtatttaatGAAAGCGGAAGATGTAAATCCATGAGCAAATACAAAGTCGAAACATGTCCTAGTTGCTTGACCTCCTTTTATTGATCAGTCTAAAGTAATCTGAGTTTCTTGGAATAAGTTAATTAATCAGTTTTGAGTTTTCATCTAAGTTTAATGGAGAAAGGTTATATCTTGTACAATTGTTTTCCTAAGTGTGGAGGGTTGACTATCTGTTGTCTTGTCTGCGGACattgtgtttttctttctgGTATGTGAGCCGTGTCTTCTGCTACTTTTATGCTTCATCAATCATGCCCccacttgtttttttttttgtagtagtGTTTCACATCATAGCTTGAAACTGATCGTCTTCAGTATCATTTTTCAGAGATTCATAAAATATCAGCTTCACATCTCATCTGTGAAGCTCGAGCGACCTGCCTCTAATGTCTTTACAGCGCCATCCTTGGAACAATTCTTTGGATGTGTTTAATGTGCAATATAAGGTATTGTTATCTATTTACTGTTATCCTCGCTCTGGGTTCGATGGCAGTTACATTGTTTGTTGATCACCTGCAGTTGCTGGATCCGGACGGGTGacatttaattaagtaatagAAGCGACGCACCTTATGATACAAACAAGTCCAGAACTTCACCAAAAACTTATTCTTTTTGTCCACAAAGCCTTCAGAAAATTTGTCTCTGTACTTCTATACagtgtatattatttttagaaataactTTGTCTAGTTGGAAATTTCAACCTTATAACAGTGTAAGCCATTAGGATTTAACCCCTGTTGTATTTCGTGTCACCATCACTTATACCCATTCTGATTGGGGCTGTTTCATGGAGAGGTGAAACCCAAAGTCCTCGTCTGATGCAGCAGGAAAGATCAACACCTGTTCTCTGCCATGAGCAAGATCAGCACAAGCGGTTAGAAAGCGTGTTCCCAGGTTatgtttttgttgaaatttataCGACTCATGTCCCGTTTCCATTTGTTTGCTTGAGATGGGCCGTTATCGACTTTCTTGCTGCTGGTATGTGAATGCCCTTGTAGCATCGAATTGGGAGGTAAACTTGGTTGAAGTTTGAATGTTAAATGTTGCTTGACTCAACTGctgtttttatattaatggTGGTTGCATGAGTTGTTTTTTCCCGCATTTTGTTTTGCATTATACTTACTATATACATACTTGTTGGGATTGTTATTATCTCAAATTAAGAAGTATTTTGTTgttcgaaaattttgatatgataATTATGGTATGTAttacattttgaattttggctaaaattaaagtttgagCTATagttttagaataaaatactactccctctgtcccacattAGGAGTGCTATTTATATGGCACGGATTATAagaaattggtggagtgtgtaattaatgaagtgagatggtggagtgtgtacttaatgaagtgagatagtGGATTGAGAaggtgaagtgtgtaataaatgaagtaagatGATGtcgtgtgtaataaatgaagtgagttggttgaaagTGAGTccttttttgactttttggttttttatttatgttttggtttattttaatatagataatgacattttgatgtaattttgataaataatggggtaaagtgtatgaccaaatatggaaaattctaaatgtgattcttaaactgagacggagggagtataaattttactatGAGGTGGTCTATCATTGGGAATTCTTGCTGTGAGATCGTTTTAGTGTGAGATGGTCTATAGATTCAAACATGAGCAATGACCTAGTATTTGTAACACAAATACATTCAAATTATAATGTTTAAAGGCAGTGTCACGGAGAATTCGGAACCCGAATTCGGGAATTTTGGCCTCACCTCTGTACTGCCTGGCAAACTTGACACAGAAGGGAGCAACAAGTGGACTTCCTAGGTAAAGTGTATAACATTCGATATTTAATACAGTATTGAATACCCCTACCAAATATAATCCAACTCTTCAACACATCTTATTGAGAGTATAAAATTGTTCATGTGCATGCTGTTTATTTGTAACTACTCCGCCTCACTATAACTAATGcgtattcctttttgagtCGTCTCATTATAAGTGACATATTTCTTGTTGTGGcataaaaaaacaacatacacactccctctcttactttatcatttcttctactttttctctcctaCTATTTGTTATGTTTCTCTATGGGACCGAACTTTAGCATACAAAATTTACAAAACGGAATACTTATTAAACAAGTTATTTGATGTCACTAGATAGTGATAATGGTATCTTTCTtacaaattctaaattatgattttgagCGTTAGATTTCAAGATTCGATATCaatagatgaaaaaaaatgtcaacacaacgtCAATCGGTTGACaatgttgaaattgtgttgacattatttgTCATCCGTTGACACCAACTCTTGAAATTAACAGTCTAGATcatagtttataatttttataatataaaatttgcaTATAATTACATCgtctatattaattttggttgAACACATAAACATTCAAGAATAATGATTCAAATCAACTAATTGTAGCACAGTTAGCAACGCGAAGTTGTGGTTATCTTGAGAATCACGGGTTCAAACCCCGCCATTTGCAGGGAGACTTTCGTTCTTAATATGCAAACCCCATCGAGTATGAATCTAATTCTGACTGTGCGGATTCCGGAAAGCATGTggtaaaaaaccaaaatttcaatttattttaacgTATGTCTCCTTTTAAATATAGTACTGCACAATGGTAAAACTTGGTAAATGGAATAAgatgaatattattttaaaatagaatcaATCTAATTCAGATGTTGGTTAGAGATTTGATtctgatttatattttcttttcttttatcccaaaattgaaaaacccCTTGCACCTTATGTACGGATTAAACCGACTGAGTTGTCCAAACCACCTCGTCGCCGTAGCCAGCACCGCCATCGCCGCCAGCACCAATTCGAAACGGTTGCTCCGCCTCAATCCACAGCTCAGATCCATCGCCCTCTCTAGCCGCCGCGTGATGGACCCTCCGTCTCCCGCGGCGACAGCCGGGATCGGCGATTTTGTGAACGTCGACAAAGAGGGTAAGATCCCCGGCGAAGACGACGAGGCTCTGCCTCATAATCAGAGCTCGATTAGTGACAGTTACAACGGCTATGAGAGGAGAATTCTGCCGCCGGAGCTCTCCAAGAGTGTGGCTACGCTCACGTGCGATTCGGCTGCGGACGGCGGCGTCTGCGATGTGTATTTGGTCGGAACCGCTCACGTTTCTACGGTAacagttttaaaaatttcatgattttgcaGTAGTTAAACTAATCtgattgttttactttttccaattgttttttctcaatttgatTACTGCTGGGAATTTTTTACTTAATGTCGGATAGAAATCTTTATTGAATCACAATATCAAGTTAATTGTTCCAATTGTTTTTTCCTCCTTTTGATTACTGCTGGGAATTTTGTTGCTGATTGTTGGGATATAAATTGTTAGTAGTATCTTTTTTTAGGGTAAAGAAAGCAGGCTTAGCCTGAGTTGAATATTAAGACCTGATGGTGCATTTTTCcgattgttttcttttttgatgCTGATTGCTGGGGTAAAAATTGATGTTAAATCACAGTTAACTTAAGTTAATTGTTCTTTCATTTTCAGGAATCTTGCGAAGAAGTTCAGGCTGTGATAGATTTCTTGAAACCACAGGTACTTTACTATTGACATTTAGAAGCCACTACTTGATACATTGAATTACATTGTCCTAGTCAAGAAATGTAATTTTAGGTTTGGCCAAATTACCCAggaaaatcatgaaatttgatcaaattctagTCACTTCCGCAAGTTTGAAATCAATCGCTAATTTCATCACTTTGACATTTTTCGCAATTGACCCATGGCAAAAACTTTTGGTGGCCTATAcatcattttaatatatttaatacactACTTATTTTAGAAAGGAAGATGGAATTTCAATTTGGGTGGAAGTAGTTTCAATGTCGTTTGAGTGGCCAATGTTTTGTCTCCATTGTTTTTACTGATTGCCACAATTTACATGATTTTCCCAAAATCTGAAGTCATGGGACAATTGCGAAAAAATGTGAAAGTCATGATAAAAGGGGGCTGATTTTTAAACATGCGGggctaatttttaaatttgcgAGGCTGG is drawn from Salvia hispanica cultivar TCC Black 2014 chromosome 6, UniMelb_Shisp_WGS_1.0, whole genome shotgun sequence and contains these coding sequences:
- the LOC125196338 gene encoding cyclin-U1-1-like, with protein sequence MLSGGDRRHHQPRLTEPSSYDASTTPRVLTVLSCVLEKLVARNDQLSGGKSLSAFHGVRSPAIGLDKYVERIYKYTSCSPSCFVVAFVYIDRLLHRYPDSLVVSLNVHRLLVTSVMIASKILDDEHYNNAFYARVGGVSNPELNKLELELLFLLDFDVTVSSRVFETYCQHLEKEMLCSGIAERLPAPGITISVDDVTEIPVEDPPTPPPILVDS
- the LOC125194043 gene encoding peroxisome biogenesis protein 22-like; translation: MADNSKDDLLQLIKRVGAFLSHKFSNFPRDMDSRSVGAIAGLTLALVFTWRLLRVPSEPQRRQSKRQAPPASSSGVSTAETVNASSLGAIKPADDSRNQNVIDEFFQPVKPTLGQIVRQRLSEGRKVTCRLLGVVLEESTPEELQKQATVRSSVLEVLLEITKFCDLYLMERVLDDESEKKVLVALEDAGVFTSGGLVKDKVLFCGTENGRTSFVRQLEPDWHIDSNPEITTQLARFIKYQLHISSVKLERPASNVFTAPSLEQFFGCV